A part of Chanodichthys erythropterus isolate Z2021 chromosome 4, ASM2448905v1, whole genome shotgun sequence genomic DNA contains:
- the tdrd15 gene encoding tudor domain-containing protein 15, which yields MERAKEESKHPAPCVLWPVELKLTHIDCSPEDTLIHFQGQYMTICELDYNILQVEVQNAQKSKVSVQVGDVCLVEDAVSGHWYRGRVQNIQNNLFHMFLLDLGDVLIVGPNQLSSISDTLLMLPPKIVCGFFANILPIQNRWDSLTESYFSSLIGSQIKGYIHARLPYHVLILEVPDINSDLFKMRLGRHVDTRTFLLLVEILIEEPVLQNNESVPDLLIEKQIGQECCLKSSSLVGFEEILSLNGPKLKVGQKVRIVVAAAVNPGLFYCRLSFMDKDLQEMSDRLALACESGSGYPSNKPLENLGLLCAVKGKDEKWHRGFVQCLPLNSQVQVVFVDSGYCESVKVENILQLPSEFISTPIMAFPCSLSCLEEQDEIIKNQQLVALKTGLLGKALDVAIDDFCKDQNLYLVTLSTAEKHSVEQPEVKLLGSEVVDSKSNFLHNVLSKMYAIKMKAVQMSGSVPSKPIPDGSFFEGYVVHVQSPKHFWMRTKEQNPNFENMTKEMTDYFSKIQLKEEVFEDPVPGALCCAMYEKDMHYYRAIVVDTLENGAEVFFIDFGNTEKVPSILIKKLPQKFAIQPEFAVKCALAHVAPFEDIWTTTASNFFRQVTSDKTLVVHVIHRKNAKYVVDLFERGAENSSSSNIATIMTTAKMALDWRYNPKLASVEPDKSCKDEGNALNKKKNRKDPHVVTFCKVTSSRPNPNQLKPEQCEQWNDLERRTPNETSKLKVVSAETIKSMHFKPGSEVSVICSHINSPSDFWCQNESTKVDLYKMMEEMQAFYQTHTVALEMPAVFCAVKSPVNNRWHRACILGENNEVLSLILVDFGIIIQERMRNIQALAPQFFELHVQAFRCSLDLIEPVGGRSWSSEACNLFRDFMSEDSPSMCRVHSQLYEQGKGLLNVVTIHTPLQQATTYLVEKGVAMEMQTPKQLISSVYPCSFIYSSFNMSSGSEELVHVTNVCSPWEIYLQLDRNTEIIEMLMERVAEESQLLTMTSDDYSGNVCLAKYFCDGKWYRALTHPVQSQQHVSVFFVDYGDKQISEKTNVMPIPKTAVDLLMTPMQALRCSLWNIPEGEHLPEVNTWLETDILNRSFQAKFISRDNNGHFVCDLYDGNVHINEKVRELMATYSVAERKLTVSNPALDSDADICVLNGKGNSKERGHDKAKPGSKQTSKPIKSPKKQHKAAIKVEQQDTTCSLKVVPSHQNLPKLCDLPHVKLKPGCRGVGFISHCNSVRSFFIQMEDDETNILQMGEELNGTVFKDNMKNVETKVKVGDLVAAEYEEDLALYRAVVTNVSNCGHLAVEFIDYGNPATIDRKNVHMLTNSFLSQPRLSTPCTLANPYSFANDDSFIKEAVGKPLMVEFIRKLDNAWQVSIKIEDGHMQGNLKYDGDQTKDVVLTSQDKIPKVSQSETQTNSHVHKTKSVKTCRQKTESYTQQRKCELKKNHADVRTFQQKTKSNTQWRCEDGKSQTVAAKPIKKAGVNFPNYFFWNRKYKKKQNNLNPKAVVLPKLPCDTSITVTKTSKMLQENVSTFKASDHETSKSPASIVLQDVKDIKAVKSPDELLVVDDHPPFPDTSSKISLDRPQTLFQAPVQMNFEYKGFAAAVTTPSEFYVILEDLLLVVDMVSAILENLPEVLMPLPEVDFVPGASCLVKSAEKKKWCRAEIVQCDSTSVLINLVDYGQYSVLSRRHVCQLKKLPEELGSLPKVTYHCLLRGVKPTGQDWSDDAIVFFQNCMCRGNLQIRFRQHVSETQWEVDIITGKRNLAKDLVDADHAMYIDNMLGIRFQQEQGPTRESKQQDVSSIVNVLSMITEQTCKVKHMQSQQDFSNEFMFDQKSSQDSVVEQDTSYPLNIGGDHLGTVRKTTLSPPSGIKQCE from the exons ATGGAGAG ggCAAAAGAGGAGTCAAAGCACCCTGCTCCATGTGTTTTGTGGCCTGTGGAGCTGAAGCTGACTCACATTGACTGCAGTCCTGAGGACACACTGATACATTTTCAGGGCCAATATATGACCATCTGTGAACTGGACTACAACATTCTTcaagttgaagttcaaaatgctcagAAATCAAAAGTTTCTGTTCAAGTTGGAGATGTTTGCCTGGTAGAAGATGCGGTGTCTGGTCACTGGTACAGAGGAAGAGTCCAAAACATACAGAACAATTTATTCCACATGTTTTTGCTAGACCTTGGAGATGTGTTGATTGTTGGGCCCAACCAGTTGTCCTCCATATCCGACACACTCCTAATGCTCCCACCAAAGATCGTCTGCGGTTTCTTTGCCAATATACTGCCAATCCAGAACCGATGGGACAGTTTGACAGAGAGTTATTTCTCTTCCTTGATAGGCAGCCAAATCAAAGGATACATCCATGCCCGCCTGCCGTACCATGTCCTTATTCTTGAAGTTCCAGACATTAATAGTGACTTGTTCAAAATGAGGCTTGGAAGACATGTGGACACTAGGACATTTCTTCTACTGGTTGAGATTCTTATTGAGGAACCAGTTCTACAAAACAATGAATCTGTTCCAGATCTCTTGATTGAAAAGCAAATAGGGCAAGAATGTTGTCTCAAATCCTCAAGCCTGGTGGGCTTTGAAGAGATTCTGTCTCTTAATGGCCCAAAGCTGAAAGTTGGtcaaaaagtaagaattgttgTAGCCGCAGCCGTGAATCCTGGATTATTTTACTGTCGACTGTCATTCATGGACAAGGATCTGCAAGAAATGTCAGACAGATTAGCACTTGCATGTGAATCAGGCAGTGGTTATCCAAGTAATAAACCACTTGAAAATCTTGGCTTGCTTTGTGCAGTCAAAGGGAAAGATGAAAAATGGCACAGAGGTTTTGTGCAATGTCTCCCCCTTAACTCTCAGGTCCAAGTTGTGTTTGTCGACAGTGGCTATTGTGAATCAGTGAAAGTTGAAAACATCCTTCAGCTACCATCAGAATTCATCTCAACACCGATCATGGCATTCCCATGTTCGCTTTCATGCTTGGAAGAACAAGATGAGATCATTAAAAACCAACAACTAGTGGCTCTGAAGACCGGGTTGCTGGGGAAGGCTTTGGATGTTGCAATCGATGACTTTTGCAAAGATCAGAACTTATACTTGGTCACACTGAGCACTGCTGAGAAACACTCAGTGGAGCAACCCGAAGTTAAACTACTTGGAAGTGAAGTTGTGGACAGCAAGTCCAACTTTCTCCACAATGTCCTTTCAAAGATGTATGCTATAAAGATGAAAGCGGTTCAGATGTCTGGTTCAGTTCCAAGTAAACCAATACCTGATGGTTCTTTTTTTGAGGGCTATGTGGTGCATGTCCAGAGTCCAAAGCATTTCTGGATGAGGACCAAAGAACAAAATCCTAATTTTGAAAACATGACGAAAGAAATGACAGATTACTTCAGCAAAATACAGTTGAAAGAGGAGGTTTTTGAAGACCCAGTGCCTGGTGCACTTTGCTGTGCAATGTACGAAAAAGACATGCATTACTACAGGGCCATTGTAGTAGATACTTTGGAAAATGGAGCTGAGGTGTTTTTCATTGACTTTGGAAACACTGAAAAGGTGCCAAGCATATTAATTAAGAAGCTCCCCCAGAAGTTTGCCATTCAACCAGAATTTGCAGTGAAATGTGCTTTAGCGCATGTGGCTCCATTTGAGGACATCTGGACAACCACAGCATCCAACTTCTTCAGGCAAGTCACATCAGACAAAACCTTGGTGGTTCATGTCATTCACagaaaaaatgctaaatatgtCGTTGATCTTTTTGAGAGAGGTGCTGAAAATAGCAGTAGCAGTAACATTGCAACCATCATGACAACAGCAAAAATGGCCCTGGATTGGAGATACAACCCGAAATTAGCATCTGTTGAACCGGATAAGTCATGTAAAGATGAGGGAAATGCtctgaacaagaaaaaaaacagaaaggACCCTCATGTGGTGACCTTTTGCAAAGTCACGTCTTCTAGGCCCAATCCAAATCAGTTGAAACCAGAGCAATGTGAACAATGGAATGATCTTGAACGACGTACTCCCAATGAGACATCAAAACTGAAGGTTGTTTCTGCTGAGACCATCAAATCGATGCATTTCAAACCTGGATCTGAAGTAAGTGTCATATGCTCGCATATAAATTCTCCATCCGATTTTTGGTGCCAAAATGAGAGCACAAAAGTTGATCTGTACAAAATGATGGAAGAGATGCAGGCTTTTTACCAAACGCACACAGTTGCGCTTGAGATGCCAGCAGTATTCTGTGCTGTAAAGTCTCCAGTGAATAACCGATGGCATAGAGCATGCATATTAGGAGAAAATAATGAGGTACTCTCCTTGATCCTGGTCGACTTTGGCATAATTATCCAGGAAAGGATGCGAAACATCCAAGCTCTTGCGCCACAGTTCTTTGAACTTCATGTACAAGCATTTAGATGTAGTTTGGACTTGATTGAACCTGTTGGAGGAAGGTCTTGGAGTTCAGAAGCATGTAATTTGTTCAGGGATTTTATGTCTGAGGACTCGCCCAGTATGTGCAGAGTTCATTCCCAGCTTTATGAGCAAGGAAAAGGTCTCCTTAATGTGGTCACCATTCATACACCTCTTCAACAGGCTACCACCTACCTTGTAGAGAAAGGTGTTGCGATGGAAATGCAAACACCAAAGCAGCTAATTTCATCAGTGTACCCTTGCTCCTTCATTTACTCATCTTTCAACATGAGCTCTGGAAGCGAAGAACTGGTGCATGTTACTAATGTTTGCAGTCCTTGGGAAATCTATCTTCAGCTCGACAGGAATACAGAGATCATTGAGATGCTGATGGAGAGAGTTGCTGAAGAAAGTCAGCTCTTGACTATGACGTCTGACGACTACAGCGGTAATGTTTGCCTGGCCAAATATTTCTGTGACGGCAAGTGGTACAGGGCTCTGACACACCCTGTCCAATCCCAACAGCATGTGAGTGTGTTCTTTGTCGATTATGGTGATAAGCAAATTTCTGAGAAAACAAATGTTATGCCAATTCCCAAAACGGCGGTTGATTTACTGATGACACCAATGCAGGCTCTGAGATGCAGTCTTTGGAATATTCCAGAGGGGGAACATTTGCCAGAAGTCAACACGTGGCTTGAGACTGACATCCTCAACAGATCCTTCCAGGCCAAGTTTATATCAAGGGACAACAACGGACATTTTGTTTGTGATCTTTATGATGGAAATGTGCACATCAATGAAAAAGTCAGAGAGCTCATGGCAACATACAGTGTGGCAGAACGTAAGCTGACTGTCAGCAATCCTGCTTTAGATTCGGATGCGGATATCTGCGTTTTAAACGGTAAAGGGAACTCCAAAGAAAGGGGACATGATAAAGCCAAACCGGGCAGTAAGCAAACCTCAAAACCCATAAAATCTCCCAAAAAGCAACATAAAGCAGCAATAAAAGTGGAACAACAGGACACAACCTGTTCTCTCAAAGTTGTGCCGTCACATCAGAACTTGCCAAAACTTTGTGATCTTCCTCATGTCAAACTGAAACCAGGTTGTAGAGGCGTGGGCTTCATCTCTCATTGCAATTCTGTTAGAAGCTTTTTTATCCAGATGGAAGATGATGAAACAAACATCCTTCAAATGGGTGAAGAACTAAATGGCACTGTCTTCAAGGATAACATGAAAAATGTGGAAACCAAAGTAAAAGTAGGAGACCTTGTTGCCGCTGAGTATGAAGAAGACTTGGCTTTATACAGAGCTGTTGTCACCAACGTTTCAAACTGTGGACACTTAGCAGTTGAATTCATTGATTATGGCAATCCTGCTACCATCGACAGGAAGAATGTTCACATGCTAACCAATTCTTTTTTGTCTCAGCCCAGATTGAGCACTCCGTGCACACTTGCAAACCCTTACTCTTTTGCAAACGATGACTCTTTTATCAAGGAAGCAGTTGGTAAGCCTTTAATGGTTGAATTCATTCGAAAGCTTGATAATGCATGGCAAGTGAGCATTAAGATTGAGGATGGACACATGCAAGGGAACTTAAAGTATGATGGTGACCAGACCAAAGATGTGGTCTTGACTAGTCAAGACAAAATCCCCAAAGTGTCCCAGAGTGAAACCCAAACCAATTCTCatgtccacaagacaaaatcaGTTAAAACCTGCCGGCAAAAGACTGAGTCATACACACAACAACGCAAATGTGAACTCAAAAAGAATCATGCAGACGTTAGAACCTTTCAGCAAAAGACAAAGTCAAACACTCAGTGGAGATGTGAAGATGGAAAAAGTCAGACAGTTGCAGCAAAGCCAATAAAGAAAGCAGGCGTTAACTTCCCAAACTATTTCTTTTGGAATAGAAAGTACAAGAAGAAGCAAAATAACTTAAATCCTAAGGCCGTGGTTCTTCCCAAACTACCATGTGACACAAGCATTACAGTGACTAAAACTTCAAAAATGTTGCAGGAAAATGTTTCTACATTTAAAGCAAGTGATCATGAAACCTCCAAGTCACCTGCTAGCATTGTTTTGCAGGATGTGAAAGACATTAAGGCAGTGAAAAGTCCTGACGAGTTGCTTGTTGTTGATGACCATCCTCCCTTTCCAGACACTTCTTCAAAGATCAGTTTGGACCGACCACAGACCCTATTCCAGGCCCCTGTTCAAATGAACTTTGAATATAAAGGGTTCGCAGCAGCAGTCACAACCCCATCTGAATTTTATGTCATTCTTGAGGACCTGCTTTTGGTTGTAGATATGGTCTCCGCCATTCTTGAGAACCTTCCAGAAGTGTTGATGCCATTACCAGAGGTTGATTTTGTTCCTGGTGCAAGCTGTTTGGTGAAATCAGCAGAGAAGAAAAAATGGTGCAGGGCCGAGATTGTGCAGTGCGATTCCACTTCTGTGCTCATAAACTTGGTTGACTATGGGCAGTATTCAGTGTTGTCTCGACGGCATGTCTGCCAGCTAAAAAAACTTCCAGAGGAGCTCGGTAGCTTACCTAAAGTCACCTATCATTGTTTACTGAGGGGAGTGAAACCCACTGGCCAGGACTGGTCTGATGATGCCATTGTTTTCTTCCAGAACTGTATGTGTCGTGGGAACCTACAGATACGTTTCAGACAGCATGTTTCTGAGACACAATGGGAGGTTGACATTATCACAGGAAAGCGAAATCTCGCAAAAGACTTAGTAGATGCTGATCATGCCATGTATATCGATAATATGCTTGGAATCAGGTTTCAGCAAGAGCAAGGACCCACTAGAGAGTCTAAACAACAAGACGTCTCCAGCATTGTGAATGTTTTATCCATGATAACTGAGCAAACATGCAAAGTCAAACACATGCAAAGCCAGCAGGACTTTTCAAATGAGTTCATGTTTGATCAAAAGTCATCACAAGATTCTGTTGTGGAGCAAGACACTTCATACCCTTTGAACATCGGTGGTGATCATCTTGGAACTGTGAGGAAGACGACGCTTAGTCCACCATCAGGTATCAAACAATGTGAGTGA